One genomic region from Metallosphaera tengchongensis encodes:
- a CDS encoding serine/threonine-protein kinase, which translates to MSSSSSDKGKRLVAFIAVFSFIFTTLYYLVSGLLPAIANGLTRGDLFNSVLSVVNSKNSPIIYSSTVVDSNGVVKLSLIVYAVFENPVSVLNLAILGLPHVPGGGTLLFGGGLVNLISGGIFAYFYRRSKGVLISSISLISNSIIQAFITSRISSDPPFYSLFSMSEALLFVVGQVIAGTELYRENKVKAILVSFPFFSLLNILGFGWLISDAFNGAQTHSSGAQQYVPPSTTQNYNDYDALVGALRNGDSAEARMYISELQADGFAIEDILDQLVNDGECRGAIWVMDNYTLDFGKLKDSSVVDCIVEARRVPKSVVSLLESLDKTSVENALRLAKFIYYNTNLSDSRRDKAEEILVKHSVIQRGNPPASPQPKPGSTMPTLDRWDPNLWVGKEVYGYTIERVLGVGGTSYVLLAKTGDEQYAIKVPILSYSPTQATKVSSLTFQDIYKESSNLQRLSEHGNVVRIFGMFLDMNLLKRVERGEVAYYLSNPPAIVMEYMGGGSLSTLVNEDTVFFSTRWVDVLRTVFLKVGKALDYLHKSGYVHLDVKPQNIFFSRPLGGTGEEVYDSLVKGHAEVKLGDLGSARRAGERVTQYTAQYCPVDQVKAMVLGKADPSMDVYSFGASLYTALTRRYFNPQELVKLMDDAVDDYARKGSSFLSILREAEEKYARYYNGELRTSLSSYPDNLREVILLATDPDPNKRPRMGYIISLL; encoded by the coding sequence ATGTCAAGCAGTTCAAGTGACAAGGGAAAAAGACTTGTAGCTTTCATAGCAGTGTTCAGTTTCATCTTTACTACCCTCTATTACCTTGTTTCGGGCCTTTTACCAGCAATAGCTAACGGTTTGACTAGGGGTGACCTTTTCAACAGCGTCCTTAGCGTCGTGAACAGTAAAAATAGCCCGATCATATATTCTAGTACTGTAGTTGACAGTAATGGGGTTGTTAAGCTCAGCCTAATTGTCTACGCTGTGTTCGAAAACCCAGTGAGCGTATTAAACCTAGCTATTTTAGGATTGCCACACGTCCCAGGAGGAGGTACTCTACTCTTCGGAGGAGGGTTAGTCAACCTGATCTCTGGGGGGATATTTGCTTACTTTTATAGGAGGTCTAAGGGAGTCCTTATATCATCAATTTCGTTAATAAGCAATAGTATTATACAAGCGTTCATCACCTCGAGAATCTCCTCTGACCCTCCCTTTTATTCGCTTTTTTCAATGTCTGAAGCTTTACTTTTCGTTGTCGGGCAAGTCATAGCAGGTACTGAGCTCTACAGAGAGAACAAGGTCAAGGCTATACTGGTCTCCTTCCCCTTCTTTTCCTTATTGAATATATTAGGCTTCGGTTGGCTGATCTCTGACGCGTTTAACGGGGCTCAGACGCACTCGTCCGGGGCGCAGCAGTACGTCCCACCTAGCACGACCCAAAACTATAACGACTATGACGCTCTGGTTGGAGCGCTGCGTAATGGGGATAGCGCTGAGGCTAGGATGTACATCTCTGAGTTGCAGGCTGACGGGTTCGCAATAGAGGACATATTGGACCAACTGGTCAACGATGGAGAGTGTAGGGGGGCAATATGGGTGATGGACAACTACACTCTAGACTTTGGAAAATTAAAAGATTCTAGTGTAGTCGACTGCATAGTCGAGGCTCGAAGAGTCCCCAAGAGTGTAGTCAGCCTTCTAGAGTCCTTGGACAAGACCAGCGTGGAAAACGCGTTAAGGTTAGCCAAGTTCATTTATTATAATACTAACTTAAGCGACAGCAGAAGGGATAAGGCCGAGGAAATACTGGTCAAGCACTCAGTAATCCAAAGAGGCAATCCTCCTGCATCTCCTCAGCCTAAACCTGGTTCTACCATGCCTACTCTCGACAGGTGGGACCCTAACCTGTGGGTCGGGAAGGAGGTCTATGGCTATACTATCGAGAGGGTTTTAGGGGTGGGCGGGACTTCTTACGTCCTGTTAGCTAAGACTGGTGATGAGCAGTACGCGATAAAGGTACCCATACTCTCTTATTCGCCTACGCAAGCTACGAAGGTAAGTAGCCTGACCTTCCAGGACATTTATAAGGAGTCCTCAAACTTACAGAGGTTGTCAGAGCATGGTAACGTTGTTAGGATATTTGGTATGTTCCTTGACATGAACTTGTTGAAAAGGGTCGAGAGGGGTGAGGTCGCGTATTATTTGTCTAACCCCCCTGCTATTGTGATGGAGTACATGGGCGGTGGGAGTTTAAGTACTCTAGTCAACGAGGATACGGTGTTCTTCTCCACCCGTTGGGTCGATGTCCTTAGGACCGTGTTCCTGAAGGTGGGTAAGGCCCTGGACTACCTCCACAAGAGTGGTTACGTCCACTTGGACGTAAAACCTCAAAACATTTTCTTTAGTAGGCCTTTGGGTGGGACCGGTGAGGAGGTCTACGACAGTCTGGTTAAAGGTCACGCTGAGGTCAAGTTAGGGGACTTGGGCTCCGCTAGGAGGGCTGGGGAGAGGGTAACGCAGTACACTGCTCAGTACTGCCCTGTTGACCAAGTCAAGGCTATGGTCCTCGGTAAGGCTGACCCGTCGATGGACGTGTACTCTTTTGGGGCCTCCCTTTACACTGCGTTGACTAGGAGGTATTTTAACCCTCAAGAGCTGGTCAAGTTGATGGACGATGCTGTAGATGACTATGCGAGAAAGGGGAGCAGTTTCTTGAGTATCTTGAGGGAGGCTGAGGAGAAGTACGCGAGATATTATAACGGTGAGTTGAGGACATCTCTCTCTAGTTACCCAGATAATTTAAGAGAGGTCATTTTGCTCGCCACTGACCCAGACCCTAATAAGAGGCCTAGGATGGGCTATATCATAAGCCTACTTTAA
- a CDS encoding AbrB/MazE/SpoVT family DNA-binding domain-containing protein, with protein sequence MERVKVTRNYQMTIPSTVREALGIKEGDILEVYVEGDRIVIKKVKSKRPRIRLNRPVTLEYIEESVERGMHESLSGH encoded by the coding sequence ATGGAGAGGGTCAAGGTAACTAGGAACTACCAGATGACTATCCCCTCTACTGTAAGGGAGGCTTTAGGGATAAAAGAGGGAGACATCTTAGAGGTCTACGTCGAGGGCGATAGGATAGTGATAAAGAAGGTCAAGTCTAAGAGACCTAGGATAAGGCTCAATAGACCCGTAACCTTGGAGTATATAGAGGAGAGCGTAGAGAGAGGTATGCATGAAAGTCTTAGTGGACACTAA
- a CDS encoding PIN domain-containing protein translates to MKVLVDTNVIIFDLIEDSQFHREAEELLDTADTWVIPSIVIHELVWFLRANNIEDLEHVSAYLEDPKAEVVCDDYEVIRKTFEIMTRERLSLSRYNDVVILAHAILKRLPLATFDKRLSSLAKKYGITSV, encoded by the coding sequence ATGAAAGTCTTAGTGGACACTAACGTTATCATTTTTGACCTCATAGAGGACTCACAGTTCCACAGGGAGGCTGAGGAGCTACTAGACACGGCAGATACTTGGGTAATACCCTCTATAGTTATCCACGAACTGGTATGGTTCTTGAGGGCTAACAACATTGAGGACTTAGAACACGTATCTGCCTACTTAGAGGACCCAAAGGCTGAGGTCGTCTGTGATGATTATGAAGTAATAAGGAAGACATTTGAGATAATGACCAGAGAGAGGCTATCACTCTCTAGATACAACGACGTGGTTATACTCGCCCACGCTATACTTAAAAGATTACCACTCGCTACCTTTGATAAGAGGCTCTCCAGTCTAGCCAAGAAATACGGTATAACCAGCGTATAG
- the csa3 gene encoding CRISPR-associated CARF protein Csa3, which yields MTESKTYLSTMGFHESFMLRLLARTNASKEDELVIVVPRPVVGGVADAIEGLRATCYRMRYPEPKVEEIEVGDFPKTLSQVAMIVGRSKGFVYTNLSLGLRLMDTVILLSLISTRRPFVAYFFNETGEGSEVVVRGEEVYSLLEDYTAEDMRLLMTVGKGEGVALSDLAKGLGKSEKTVVNRVSELKKRGLLNLRGKDRGVELTELGRALLVVKLGGEYKKPGGSPGGEGKG from the coding sequence ATGACCGAAAGTAAGACCTACCTCAGCACTATGGGCTTCCACGAGTCGTTCATGCTAAGGCTCCTCGCTAGGACTAACGCCTCTAAGGAAGACGAGCTGGTCATAGTAGTGCCTAGGCCCGTTGTAGGTGGGGTAGCCGACGCAATAGAGGGCTTGAGGGCTACGTGCTACCGCATGCGCTACCCAGAGCCCAAAGTTGAGGAGATAGAGGTCGGGGACTTCCCCAAGACCCTTTCCCAGGTCGCCATGATAGTGGGCAGGAGCAAGGGGTTCGTGTACACCAACCTCAGCCTAGGACTGCGCCTGATGGACACAGTGATACTGCTCTCACTTATATCCACGAGGAGGCCCTTCGTCGCGTATTTCTTCAACGAGACCGGGGAGGGGAGCGAGGTCGTGGTCAGGGGGGAGGAGGTCTACAGCCTACTCGAGGACTACACCGCTGAGGACATGAGGTTGCTCATGACTGTGGGGAAGGGCGAAGGGGTCGCCCTCAGCGACCTGGCTAAGGGGCTGGGGAAGAGCGAGAAGACGGTGGTGAACAGGGTGTCAGAGCTCAAGAAGAGGGGCCTCCTGAACTTGAGGGGGAAGGACAGGGGGGTGGAGCTGACGGAGCTCGGTAGGGCCCTGTTAGTCGTCAAGTTGGGAGGGGAATACAAAAAGCCTGGGGGAAGTCCCGGAGGGGAAGGGAAGGGGTAG
- a CDS encoding RAMP superfamily CRISPR-associated protein encodes MEQIPFKQIHRVKLTIKTSLNYEEISTSKAIIEPLILVSRDNYVTELYEYFQSATLRDEFSKHYRIVLREIGSDGKLIISIPGSSIKGLFRFALDKMHYLPNRTKMENITKNDKNSSLPCIEYFKKICKDNGECRKISCFKSNEILDRLPARSQDLCLACRLFGTTGLKSVLSFKDAHSDSSGVHCREREIKYIPGNITFRGDIIISYTPVQAMLIRNLLKEMEINDDVYTFVKNLLDCLSSYISKYMALGQKKNKGYGKIEVEISEQRNNV; translated from the coding sequence TTGGAGCAAATCCCATTTAAGCAAATCCATCGGGTTAAGTTAACTATAAAAACGAGTTTGAATTATGAAGAAATAAGTACGTCTAAAGCAATAATAGAGCCGTTGATCCTAGTAAGTCGAGATAATTATGTAACTGAACTTTACGAATACTTTCAGTCCGCCACTCTACGAGATGAGTTTTCTAAACATTATAGAATTGTTCTTAGGGAGATTGGAAGCGATGGTAAATTAATTATTTCTATACCTGGAAGTTCTATTAAAGGTCTATTTAGGTTCGCGTTGGATAAAATGCACTATCTGCCGAATAGAACGAAAATGGAAAATATTACTAAGAATGATAAAAATTCATCGCTACCTTGTATAGAGTATTTTAAAAAAATATGCAAGGATAACGGAGAGTGCAGGAAAATCTCGTGCTTCAAATCAAATGAAATTCTAGATAGACTTCCTGCACGAAGCCAAGATTTATGCTTGGCATGTAGGTTATTTGGCACCACTGGGCTGAAATCTGTTTTAAGTTTTAAGGATGCTCATAGCGATTCATCTGGAGTACACTGTAGAGAAAGAGAAATAAAGTATATTCCGGGAAATATTACTTTTAGAGGTGATATAATAATAAGTTATACTCCGGTCCAAGCAATGTTGATAAGAAATCTGTTAAAAGAAATGGAGATTAATGATGATGTTTATACTTTTGTAAAGAATTTATTAGATTGTCTGTCCAGTTATATAAGTAAATATATGGCTCTAGGACAGAAAAAGAATAAAGGTTACGGTAAAATTGAGGTGGAAATTTCTGAACAAAGAAACAATGTATAG
- a CDS encoding RAMP superfamily CRISPR-associated protein: MSISSDLQSHTYRLRLKTRTHVGGGPQARPSIIDLKVWRARTGNGEDKLAIPSSTIKGVMRTRFENEVRRKTFEAIKKSYGSLEDFLYCFLKQFTANVMNYSIDSLKEDLKKVIPKNNRLYSGYYGLGTELPSFLDLHDEELSALVSVSVYDFFPIICDPTSQLSCLSDKDLLGISENEMTMFTLLLQIALAKKLPFSSETCTSCEIFGANGLISAIKVSDFIAITNIPVIPVQARISVDRLMRAVSQAKLFSAEYIPEDIEFKGRIELMRRVPYLSQLDSILDNLANLIQRVGRWESLGFGEVEVLDVMNRDDRFIIHVIRSYIDYYKQNFENSVKKVNFILEGENRDKIINAMNLGKSIIEKIEEGLGRS, from the coding sequence GTGAGCATAAGTTCAGATCTTCAGTCTCATACGTACCGATTAAGGCTTAAAACTAGGACCCACGTTGGCGGCGGTCCACAAGCAAGGCCTTCAATTATAGACCTCAAAGTGTGGAGGGCGAGGACTGGTAACGGTGAGGACAAGTTGGCTATCCCTTCTTCGACCATAAAAGGTGTTATGAGGACTAGGTTCGAAAACGAGGTAAGGAGAAAGACATTTGAAGCAATTAAGAAGTCCTATGGTTCACTTGAAGACTTTTTATATTGCTTTTTAAAACAATTCACGGCTAACGTTATGAACTATTCTATAGACTCCTTGAAAGAGGATCTAAAGAAGGTTATACCAAAGAACAATAGACTGTATTCCGGTTATTATGGCTTGGGTACAGAGCTACCGTCATTTTTAGATCTGCATGATGAAGAACTTTCAGCTCTAGTCTCAGTCTCAGTGTATGATTTCTTCCCCATCATTTGTGACCCGACTAGCCAGCTGAGTTGTTTGAGTGATAAAGATCTCTTAGGTATATCTGAAAACGAGATGACGATGTTTACACTGTTGCTACAGATAGCCTTAGCAAAGAAGTTGCCGTTTTCGTCAGAGACTTGCACTTCTTGCGAAATATTCGGAGCCAACGGGTTAATATCTGCTATAAAGGTCTCAGACTTTATAGCCATAACTAATATACCCGTTATTCCGGTCCAGGCTAGAATAAGCGTGGATAGACTTATGAGGGCTGTATCACAAGCGAAGCTGTTTTCTGCCGAGTACATACCCGAGGATATAGAGTTTAAGGGTAGAATCGAATTAATGAGAAGAGTTCCATATTTAAGTCAGCTGGACTCTATTTTAGACAATTTAGCTAATCTAATACAGAGAGTGGGGAGGTGGGAGTCATTGGGTTTTGGAGAGGTTGAGGTTTTAGATGTCATGAACAGAGATGATCGTTTTATAATACATGTAATTAGGTCTTACATAGACTACTATAAGCAAAATTTTGAGAATTCGGTGAAAAAGGTAAATTTTATTCTCGAAGGTGAAAATAGGGACAAAATAATAAATGCTATGAATTTAGGAAAGAGCATAATTGAAAAAATAGAGGAGGGGTTAGGGAGGTCATGA
- a CDS encoding RAMP superfamily CRISPR-associated protein, with product MKLDIITPYDSEVKVYKIKFKNLTNLSVGGGTIESAMSPIDLPIAKREAVISHTGNILLLPYIPSSTLKGVLRSKYEEYNFEQGGNSLISFRELLRILKDVTDLKFNDKLEIKEKIIDPLLQDFLESSLYDVNIESLEVTGRDGISGLIDSVLDGVRMPTNWSSCISYVDGLKCEFPMPRYKLSILKSLAVEKYPCKVCKYFGASGYEGRIIVFDALPVSKYLINSSTHNAINRFTGAAANKKLYDIEHLEPGTTFLTFIVVETKNKDDEFIDWLSNKLKNSYLIMGKRSTIGYGEVTIESVEEVNEEVNAEQELENSALLTNLHNDLVEAVNKFLRGRSNGQGSDRAQ from the coding sequence ATGAAGTTAGACATAATAACTCCATATGATAGTGAGGTCAAGGTCTATAAGATAAAGTTTAAAAACTTGACAAACCTCTCAGTAGGAGGCGGGACTATTGAGTCAGCAATGTCACCTATCGATCTTCCTATAGCTAAAAGAGAGGCAGTCATTTCTCATACTGGCAATATCCTCTTACTACCTTATATACCCTCTTCGACTCTAAAAGGTGTCTTAAGGTCTAAGTATGAAGAGTATAATTTTGAACAGGGTGGAAATTCTTTAATCTCATTCAGGGAACTTCTTAGAATATTAAAGGACGTTACGGATCTGAAGTTCAATGATAAGTTAGAAATAAAGGAAAAAATAATCGATCCATTACTTCAAGACTTTCTGGAGTCTAGCTTATATGACGTTAATATAGAGAGTCTAGAAGTTACGGGTAGGGATGGGATTTCTGGGCTCATTGACTCTGTGTTAGACGGGGTGAGGATGCCAACTAACTGGTCTTCATGTATAAGTTACGTTGATGGACTTAAATGCGAATTCCCGATGCCCAGGTATAAGCTGAGTATATTAAAGTCTCTAGCAGTCGAAAAATATCCTTGTAAAGTGTGTAAATATTTCGGTGCGAGCGGTTATGAAGGAAGGATAATTGTATTTGACGCCTTGCCTGTATCTAAGTATTTAATAAATTCGTCAACACACAATGCTATAAATAGGTTTACTGGAGCTGCAGCAAATAAAAAACTCTATGACATAGAACATTTGGAACCTGGAACCACTTTCTTAACCTTTATAGTGGTGGAGACGAAAAATAAAGACGATGAGTTTATAGATTGGTTATCAAATAAATTGAAAAATAGTTACTTGATCATGGGGAAGAGAAGTACTATAGGTTACGGTGAGGTAACGATAGAGAGCGTCGAAGAAGTAAATGAGGAGGTGAACGCTGAGCAAGAACTAGAAAATAGCGCCCTGTTAACAAACCTACACAACGACCTAGTAGAAGCTGTGAACAAGTTCCTCAGAGGTAGATCAAATGGTCAAGGTAGCGATAGGGCTCAATAG